The Hyphomicrobiales bacterium genome has a window encoding:
- a CDS encoding conserved hypothetical protein (Evidence 4 : Unknown function but conserved in other organisms): MARSQSPGYPNFSLSKALGYARSIHSADRRNPIDREVAAKHMGYSGTSGASEKTLGSLAHYGLVERSGKGQMRITQLAVDILHPAPGADRKKALLEAAFHPNIFAEIRDRFADGTPSEGALKSWLTRESFLDRAIGPVVAAYLDTVRFLEQEKAFESNGPSGADDRESVDSNTSEPGVATKFGGARVGDLVQWESAGALQFQQPRRVRLVTDDGQWVAVEGSETGIPMSEVMVESAAPNSTPVFVAAAPTFPVPQTPPPNVGMSNEGFAEWFRAKVGPSKQVQISYRGEGDIGAVEIQKLINMLEAQKKALED, from the coding sequence ATGGCTCGCTCTCAAAGCCCCGGATACCCCAATTTTAGCCTATCAAAGGCCCTCGGATATGCGCGCAGCATCCATAGCGCGGATCGCCGAAACCCCATTGATCGCGAGGTAGCGGCGAAGCATATGGGGTACAGTGGTACAAGCGGGGCGTCAGAAAAAACGCTTGGCTCGCTCGCGCACTACGGGTTGGTTGAACGGTCGGGGAAAGGCCAAATGCGGATAACGCAGTTGGCCGTGGATATTCTTCACCCCGCTCCGGGCGCAGACCGAAAGAAGGCGCTATTGGAAGCTGCATTCCATCCCAATATTTTTGCAGAGATTCGCGATCGGTTTGCTGATGGCACCCCATCGGAGGGCGCGTTGAAGTCGTGGCTCACCCGTGAGAGTTTTCTCGACCGAGCGATTGGTCCAGTGGTTGCCGCTTACCTCGATACGGTTCGCTTTCTGGAGCAGGAAAAAGCATTCGAAAGTAATGGCCCTTCCGGGGCAGACGATAGAGAATCAGTGGACTCGAACACGTCGGAACCTGGAGTGGCTACGAAGTTTGGGGGCGCTCGGGTTGGTGACCTCGTTCAATGGGAATCGGCCGGAGCGTTGCAGTTCCAGCAGCCTCGGCGTGTGCGGCTTGTCACTGACGACGGCCAATGGGTCGCGGTCGAGGGAAGCGAAACAGGCATCCCTATGAGTGAAGTGATGGTTGAAAGTGCAGCGCCTAATTCTACTCCCGTCTTCGTGGCGGCTGCGCCGACATTCCCTGTTCCCCAAACGCCTCCACCAAATGTCGGCATGTCGAATGAGGGGTTTGCGGAATGGTTCCGAGCTAAGGTTGGTCCGTCCAAGCAGGTCCAAATCTCATACCGTGGCGAAGGAGATATTGGCGCTGTCGAGATTCAGAAGCTGATAAACATGCTAGAAGCACAGAAGAAGGCTCTAGAGGATTGA